A genomic region of Streptosporangium lutulentum contains the following coding sequences:
- a CDS encoding LacI family DNA-binding transcriptional regulator, giving the protein MAERAGVSKSLVSLVLRGSPHVSEHRRQAVLQAARDLGYRPNAVARSLVEGRTHLVGALVADLHNPFYAEFLDGLQESLHGDGLRLLIGNSQWDPSFEDEAVEAFLELRVDGLVLLGIAPTSGTLIEATGYTPTVVVGERDISLGGVDIVVDDDQLGARLAIDHLVELGHRRIAHIEGANSSSGRFRCEGYLVAMRRHSLAPYIMVEEGDCTEEGGALAARSLLTRSPRPTAIFAANDLVAMGVLSAAAELGLRVPEDLSVIGYDNIHRAGTQPISLTTVDQPRRAMGRSAAALLNDRIGDPGKASRLRQVSPQLVVRHSTGPAQG; this is encoded by the coding sequence GTGGCAGAGCGAGCCGGTGTCTCCAAATCACTGGTCTCGCTCGTGCTGCGCGGTTCGCCGCACGTCAGCGAACATCGCAGGCAGGCCGTACTGCAAGCGGCGAGAGACCTCGGCTACCGGCCCAACGCGGTCGCGCGCAGCCTGGTCGAAGGCCGTACCCACCTGGTCGGGGCGCTCGTCGCCGACCTGCACAACCCGTTCTACGCCGAGTTCCTCGACGGCCTGCAGGAGAGCCTGCACGGCGACGGACTCCGGTTGCTCATCGGCAACAGTCAATGGGATCCCTCCTTCGAGGACGAGGCGGTCGAGGCGTTCCTGGAACTCAGGGTCGACGGACTCGTCCTTCTCGGCATCGCACCCACCAGCGGGACGCTCATCGAGGCCACCGGCTACACGCCGACGGTCGTGGTGGGCGAGCGTGACATCAGCCTCGGCGGCGTGGACATCGTCGTGGACGACGACCAGCTCGGCGCGCGCCTGGCCATCGACCACCTCGTGGAACTCGGCCACCGCCGGATCGCCCACATCGAGGGGGCCAACTCCTCCTCCGGACGGTTCCGGTGCGAGGGCTACCTGGTCGCGATGCGCAGGCACTCGCTGGCGCCGTACATCATGGTCGAGGAGGGCGACTGCACGGAGGAGGGCGGCGCGCTGGCCGCACGCAGCCTGCTCACCCGTTCCCCCCGTCCCACCGCGATCTTCGCCGCCAACGACCTGGTGGCGATGGGCGTGCTCTCCGCGGCGGCCGAGCTGGGCCTGCGGGTGCCCGAGGACCTGTCGGTGATCGGGTACGACAACATCCATCGCGCCGGGACCCAGCCGATCTCGCTGACCACCGTCGACCAACCCCGCCGCGCCATGGGCCGGTCGGCCGCGGCGCTGCTGAACGATCGGATCGGCGACCCCGGTAAGGCCTCACGCCTGCGCCAGGTCTCCCCGCAACTGGTCGTACGGCACAGCACGGGGCCCGCTCAAGGGTAA
- a CDS encoding quinone-dependent dihydroorotate dehydrogenase, whose amino-acid sequence MYRLMFKLVLSRLDPEGAHHLTVRALRLLSVTPGVKRLVHRRLAPSDPILRVQAFGVHFPGPFGLAAGFDKDAGFVAAMSALGFGHVEVGTVTAHAQPGNARPRLFRLVANRAIINRMGFNNAGATAAARMLSRPRGVPAIVGVNIGKTKVVPESEAVDDYVTSAKELAPLADYLVVNVSSPNTPGLRDLQAVRLLGPLLRAVKEVADGTPKRTPLLVKIAPDLTDEDVDAVADLALELGLDGIIATNTTISREGVSSTETGGLSGRPLKARSMEVLRRLRARVGDRLVLVSVGGVENVDDVWERLLAGATLVQGYSGLIYEGPLWAHRINRALARRLRRHGVADLREIIGRTAP is encoded by the coding sequence ATGTATCGACTCATGTTCAAGCTGGTCCTCAGCCGCCTCGACCCGGAGGGCGCGCACCATCTGACGGTCCGCGCGCTCCGCCTCCTGTCGGTGACACCCGGGGTCAAGCGGCTGGTCCACCGCCGCCTCGCACCGAGCGACCCCATCCTGCGCGTGCAGGCCTTCGGCGTGCACTTCCCCGGCCCGTTCGGGCTGGCGGCGGGCTTCGACAAGGACGCCGGCTTCGTGGCGGCCATGTCGGCGCTCGGTTTCGGCCACGTCGAGGTCGGTACGGTCACCGCGCACGCCCAGCCGGGCAACGCCAGGCCCAGGCTGTTCCGCCTGGTCGCGAATCGGGCGATCATCAACCGGATGGGCTTCAACAACGCGGGCGCGACCGCGGCGGCCCGGATGCTGAGCCGGCCCAGGGGGGTCCCGGCGATCGTCGGCGTCAACATCGGCAAGACCAAGGTCGTGCCCGAGTCCGAGGCCGTCGACGACTACGTGACCAGTGCCAAGGAGCTGGCTCCGCTCGCCGACTACCTGGTCGTCAACGTGAGCTCGCCGAACACCCCCGGTCTGCGCGATCTCCAGGCGGTGAGGCTGCTGGGACCGCTGCTCCGGGCGGTCAAGGAGGTCGCCGACGGCACCCCCAAACGCACCCCGCTGCTGGTCAAGATAGCTCCCGACCTGACGGACGAGGACGTGGACGCCGTCGCCGACCTGGCCCTCGAACTCGGGCTCGACGGCATCATCGCGACCAACACCACGATCAGCCGCGAGGGTGTGTCCAGCACCGAGACCGGCGGGCTGTCCGGCCGGCCGCTGAAGGCCCGCTCGATGGAGGTGCTGCGCAGGCTGCGCGCCCGGGTGGGCGACCGCCTGGTGCTCGTCTCCGTCGGTGGCGTCGAGAACGTGGACGACGTCTGGGAGCGCCTGCTCGCCGGGGCCACCCTGGTCCAGGGATACAGCGGATTGATCTACGAGGGCCCCCTGTGGGCCCATCGCATCAACCGCGCCCTGGCCCGCCGTCTCCGCCGCCACGGTGTCGCCGACCTCCGGGAGATCATCGGCCGCACCGCGCCCTGA
- a CDS encoding DUF3073 domain-containing protein, with amino-acid sequence MGRGRAKAKQVKVARQLKYNSGGTDLERLRDELGVRDDSNHNDDSNDAYDELADRYADYADDFGAGDDRDDGTSGRR; translated from the coding sequence ATGGGGCGCGGCCGAGCAAAGGCCAAGCAGGTCAAGGTTGCTCGCCAGCTGAAGTACAACAGCGGTGGCACTGATCTTGAGCGTCTTCGCGACGAGCTAGGGGTCAGAGATGACTCCAACCACAATGACGACTCCAACGACGCCTACGATGAGCTGGCTGATCGGTACGCCGATTACGCCGATGACTTCGGCGCCGGAGATGACCGCGACGACGGGACATCCGGCCGCCGCTAG
- a CDS encoding N-acetylmuramoyl-L-alanine amidase, producing MTSKALATALVACALSAAACGATANGASTGSVQNGGFASPAKDTAADFASPAKEAGTDSAPPAASPAAGTNVQAKVLSGKVVVIDPGHNGGNYRDTAAINKKVNVLTQWKACDTTGTSTNDDYSEAAFTWDVSQRLAKILKSRGATVKLTRTDNTGVGPCITQRAAIGNKAKADAAISIHADGAPAADHGFHVIMPKKIKGPVDPVVGASKRLGVDVRDAFRSGTGIPYSTYIGSKALNYRSDLGGLNLSTVPKIFIECGNMRNAKEAAEFQRPAFRQKIALSLANGLQNYLK from the coding sequence GTGACCAGCAAAGCACTGGCGACCGCCCTTGTCGCGTGCGCTCTGAGCGCCGCCGCCTGCGGTGCGACCGCCAACGGCGCCAGCACGGGCTCCGTACAGAACGGCGGGTTCGCCTCTCCCGCGAAGGACACCGCGGCGGACTTCGCCTCACCGGCGAAGGAGGCGGGGACGGATTCCGCGCCTCCGGCGGCGAGTCCCGCGGCCGGCACGAACGTCCAGGCCAAGGTTCTCAGCGGCAAGGTCGTGGTCATCGACCCGGGCCACAACGGGGGCAACTACCGCGACACCGCGGCGATCAACAAGAAGGTCAACGTGCTGACCCAGTGGAAGGCCTGCGACACCACGGGAACCTCCACCAACGACGACTACAGCGAGGCGGCCTTCACCTGGGACGTCTCCCAGCGCCTGGCCAAGATCCTCAAGAGCCGGGGCGCGACGGTGAAGCTGACCCGGACCGACAACACGGGCGTCGGCCCGTGCATCACCCAGCGGGCGGCGATCGGCAACAAGGCCAAGGCCGACGCGGCGATCTCGATCCACGCCGACGGAGCGCCCGCCGCCGATCACGGCTTTCACGTGATCATGCCGAAGAAGATCAAGGGCCCGGTCGACCCGGTGGTCGGAGCGTCCAAGCGGCTGGGCGTCGACGTCCGCGACGCCTTCAGGTCCGGAACCGGCATCCCGTACTCCACCTACATCGGCAGCAAGGCCCTGAACTACCGCAGCGACCTCGGCGGCCTGAACCTCTCCACGGTTCCCAAGATCTTCATCGAGTGCGGCAACATGCGGAACGCGAAGGAGGCGGCCGAGTTCCAGCGGCCCGCGTTCCGGCAGAAGATCGCGCTCTCCCTGGCCAACGGACTGCAGAACTATCTGAAATAG
- a CDS encoding STAS domain-containing protein: MILLTSPETAADRTEISVYGDLDVITGVELRRVLGALTEMRVELDLAHVTFLDCAGVRTLIWAHEHMRARGGSMVIVRPSDLVLRLLRLLEFDRCLVIHRSGGAIGADRTMAGD, encoded by the coding sequence GTGATCCTGCTCACGTCGCCGGAGACCGCCGCGGACAGAACGGAGATCAGTGTTTACGGCGATCTCGACGTCATAACGGGCGTCGAGCTGCGACGTGTGCTCGGTGCCCTCACCGAGATGAGGGTGGAGCTCGACCTGGCCCACGTGACCTTCCTCGACTGCGCCGGCGTCAGGACCCTGATCTGGGCCCACGAGCACATGCGCGCCCGAGGCGGCTCGATGGTCATCGTCCGGCCGTCGGACCTGGTCCTGCGGCTGCTCCGGCTGCTGGAGTTCGATCGGTGCCTGGTCATCCATCGCTCCGGCGGTGCGATCGGCGCCGACCGCACCATGGCGGGGGACTAA
- the purM gene encoding phosphoribosylformylglycinamidine cyclo-ligase, with the protein MTSYAAAGVDIDAGERAVELMKSKVARSRRPEVVDDASGFAGLFDASALLSYKRPLLTTSTDGVGTKVMLAQMLGKHDTIGIDLVGMVVDDLVVCGAEPLFMTDYIACGKVVPERIADIVGGVAEGCRMAGCALIGGETAEHPGAMGPDEYDLAGAATGVVEAEKMLGQDRVRAGDVVLALASSGVHSNGYSLVRHIIKLAGLSLEAEFPELGRTLGEELLEPTRIYSLDCLELARAVEVHAYAHITGGGLEGNLSRSLPATLDARLDRSSWTPPAVFEVLAGHGKVAQADMDRTFNLGVGMAAIVPADAVEPALALLGERNLPAWVLGEIVPGTGEARYR; encoded by the coding sequence ATGACCAGCTACGCCGCTGCCGGCGTGGACATCGACGCGGGCGAGCGCGCCGTCGAGCTGATGAAGTCGAAGGTCGCGCGGTCACGCCGGCCCGAGGTGGTCGACGACGCCAGCGGCTTCGCCGGCCTCTTCGACGCCTCGGCGCTGCTGAGCTACAAACGACCGCTGCTCACCACCTCGACCGACGGCGTCGGCACCAAGGTCATGCTGGCCCAGATGCTGGGCAAGCACGACACGATCGGCATCGACCTGGTCGGCATGGTCGTGGACGACCTGGTGGTCTGCGGCGCCGAACCGCTGTTCATGACCGACTACATCGCCTGTGGCAAGGTCGTCCCCGAGCGGATCGCCGACATCGTGGGCGGCGTCGCCGAGGGCTGCCGCATGGCGGGCTGCGCCCTCATCGGCGGCGAGACGGCCGAGCACCCCGGGGCCATGGGCCCGGACGAATACGACCTCGCGGGCGCCGCCACCGGCGTGGTGGAGGCCGAGAAGATGCTCGGACAGGATCGGGTCCGCGCGGGCGACGTGGTCCTGGCCCTGGCCTCCTCCGGCGTGCACTCCAACGGCTACTCTCTGGTCCGGCACATCATCAAGCTCGCCGGGCTGTCCCTGGAGGCCGAGTTCCCCGAGCTGGGCCGGACCCTCGGCGAGGAGCTGCTCGAACCCACCAGGATCTACTCCCTGGACTGCCTGGAGCTGGCCCGCGCCGTCGAGGTCCACGCGTACGCCCACATCACCGGCGGCGGCCTGGAGGGCAACCTCTCGCGCTCCCTCCCGGCGACCCTGGACGCGCGGCTGGACCGTTCGTCCTGGACCCCGCCCGCCGTCTTCGAGGTGCTCGCGGGGCACGGCAAGGTGGCCCAGGCCGACATGGACCGGACCTTCAACCTGGGGGTGGGCATGGCCGCGATCGTCCCCGCCGACGCGGTGGAGCCGGCCCTGGCCCTGCTCGGGGAGCGGAACCTTCCGGCCTGGGTGCTCGGCGAGATCGTCCCCGGCACCGGCGAGGCGCGTTACCGCTAG
- a CDS encoding beta-N-acetylhexosaminidase yields the protein MTDLLPRPVVFESADGSFELSPGASVSGPAELVDAVRLALAVLDLRPAGSGAVTVEADASLGAEAYTLEVTAGGVRITAADPAGAFYAGQTLRQLLPPGAFRTVARAGWTVPYCRVEDAPRFSWRGVHLDVARHFLPKREVLRMVDLMAAHKLNRLHLHLVDDQGWRVESRVAPRLHEVASHRPRTTTSYYREEPAFDEVPHGGYYTLDDLAEIGAYARARAVTIVPEIDVPGHASAILAAYPALDARATDGREPEPFRVLERWGISPAILSPLPGTVDFLTAVIDEMLEALGETPYFHIGGDECVLDHWAASPEIVAFAEELGLESLSGLHAWFLRRLADVLAERGSRAVVWDEAFVSGMLRADTIVMPWRGLGVARRAAEAGHDVVQTPVFPLYFDYAESSTEEEPMAIGDAITVADVAAFDPAPDSWTDAQREHVLGAQFQLWSERLPDGRTVDYRAWPRGCALAEVAWSGSSGPEFEARLETHLGRLDALGVEYRPPAGPHPWQLGGAGHRRHRPGAVRVDEVMRHLEEMTHVADSTRPSV from the coding sequence ATGACCGACCTCCTGCCGCGTCCTGTCGTCTTCGAGTCGGCCGACGGCTCCTTCGAGCTCTCCCCCGGCGCCTCCGTCTCCGGTCCCGCCGAGCTGGTGGACGCGGTGAGGCTCGCGCTCGCCGTCCTCGATCTACGTCCCGCCGGGTCCGGGGCCGTCACGGTGGAGGCGGACGCGTCGCTGGGCGCGGAGGCCTACACCCTGGAGGTGACGGCCGGGGGCGTGCGGATCACGGCCGCGGACCCGGCGGGGGCGTTCTACGCCGGTCAGACCCTGCGGCAACTGCTTCCCCCCGGCGCGTTCCGTACGGTGGCCCGGGCGGGATGGACGGTTCCGTACTGCCGGGTGGAGGACGCGCCGAGGTTCTCCTGGCGCGGGGTCCACCTGGACGTGGCCCGGCACTTCCTGCCCAAGCGCGAGGTGCTCCGGATGGTCGACCTCATGGCGGCGCACAAGCTGAACCGGCTCCACCTGCACCTGGTGGACGACCAGGGGTGGCGGGTCGAGAGCCGGGTCGCTCCCCGGCTGCACGAGGTGGCCTCGCACCGGCCGCGCACGACCACCAGCTACTACAGAGAGGAACCGGCCTTCGACGAGGTGCCGCACGGCGGGTACTACACGCTGGACGACCTCGCCGAGATCGGCGCCTACGCCCGTGCGCGGGCCGTGACGATCGTGCCCGAGATCGACGTTCCGGGGCACGCCTCGGCGATCCTCGCCGCCTACCCCGCGCTCGACGCGCGGGCCACGGACGGCCGGGAGCCCGAGCCCTTCCGGGTTCTGGAGCGGTGGGGCATCTCCCCCGCGATCCTCTCCCCGCTACCGGGGACGGTCGACTTCCTGACCGCGGTGATCGACGAGATGCTGGAGGCGCTGGGCGAGACGCCGTACTTCCACATCGGCGGGGACGAGTGCGTGCTCGACCACTGGGCCGCCTCCCCCGAGATCGTCGCGTTCGCCGAAGAGCTCGGGCTGGAGAGCCTGAGCGGCCTGCACGCCTGGTTCCTGCGCCGGCTGGCCGACGTGCTGGCCGAGCGGGGCAGCCGGGCGGTCGTGTGGGACGAGGCGTTCGTCAGCGGCATGCTCAGGGCCGACACGATCGTGATGCCGTGGCGCGGGCTCGGGGTGGCCCGGCGCGCCGCCGAGGCGGGGCACGACGTGGTGCAGACGCCGGTCTTCCCGCTGTACTTCGACTACGCCGAGTCCTCGACCGAGGAGGAGCCGATGGCGATCGGCGACGCGATCACCGTCGCGGACGTCGCGGCCTTCGACCCGGCGCCGGACTCGTGGACGGACGCGCAGCGGGAGCACGTGCTCGGAGCGCAGTTCCAGCTGTGGAGCGAGCGCCTGCCCGACGGCCGGACCGTGGACTACCGGGCCTGGCCGCGGGGCTGCGCGCTGGCCGAGGTCGCCTGGTCGGGCTCGTCCGGGCCGGAGTTCGAGGCCCGCCTCGAAACGCACCTGGGCCGTCTGGACGCGCTGGGGGTCGAGTATCGCCCGCCGGCCGGCCCGCACCCCTGGCAGCTCGGTGGAGCCGGTCATCGCCGCCACCGCCCGGGAGCGGTCAGGGTGGACGAGGTCATGAGGCACCTGGAGGAGATGACCCACGTCGCCGACTCGACCCGCCCCAGCGTTTGA
- the bldC gene encoding developmental transcriptional regulator BldC, which translates to MSARTPEAEPLLTPAEVATMFRVDPKTVTRWAKAGKLTSIRTLGGHRRYRETEVRALLAGIPQQRSE; encoded by the coding sequence ATGTCAGCTCGTACACCCGAGGCAGAGCCGCTGCTCACCCCGGCGGAGGTCGCAACCATGTTCCGCGTCGATCCCAAGACCGTTACTCGGTGGGCGAAAGCGGGCAAGTTGACGTCCATCCGCACTCTGGGTGGACACCGCCGGTACCGGGAGACTGAGGTTCGCGCGCTGCTGGCGGGGATTCCGCAGCAACGCTCTGAGTAA
- a CDS encoding Leu/Phe/Val dehydrogenase, whose amino-acid sequence MTDVFGLSHKDTGPVSSQAKHEQVVFCTDERSGLHAIIAIYNTALGPSLGGTRFYPYESEQAALADVLNLSRAMAYKNALAGLDLGGGKAVIIGDPATDKSEALLRAYGRFVQSLGGRYFTACDVGTYSEDMDIVARESSYVTGRTLANGGAGDSSVLTAYGVFQGMRAAAEHVYGTPTLRGRRVGVEGVGKVGHRLVGRLIEDGAEVVICDVSEQAVEQVRRLHPQVEVVAGRKELTDADIDVYAPCALGGALDDDTVARLRAAIVCGGANNQLAHPGVEKQLADRGILYAPDYVVNSGGVIQVADEIQGFNMDRAKAKATQIYDTTLKIFSSAAKDGVPPAVAADRLAERRMSEVGRIRGIWLGH is encoded by the coding sequence GTGACCGACGTCTTCGGGCTGTCCCACAAGGACACCGGCCCGGTAAGCAGCCAGGCGAAGCACGAGCAGGTCGTGTTCTGCACCGACGAGCGCAGCGGCCTCCACGCGATAATCGCCATCTACAACACCGCCCTCGGCCCAAGCCTCGGCGGCACCAGGTTCTATCCCTACGAGAGCGAACAGGCCGCGCTGGCCGACGTGCTCAACCTCTCGCGGGCGATGGCCTACAAGAACGCGCTGGCCGGGCTCGACCTCGGTGGCGGCAAGGCCGTCATCATCGGCGATCCGGCGACGGACAAGAGCGAGGCGCTGCTACGCGCCTACGGCCGGTTCGTCCAGTCCCTGGGGGGCCGCTACTTCACCGCGTGTGACGTCGGCACCTACAGCGAGGACATGGACATCGTGGCCCGCGAGAGCTCCTACGTGACCGGCCGCACGCTGGCCAACGGCGGAGCCGGCGACTCCTCGGTCCTGACCGCCTACGGCGTGTTCCAGGGCATGCGCGCCGCCGCCGAGCACGTCTACGGCACGCCGACGCTCCGTGGCCGGCGCGTCGGCGTCGAGGGCGTGGGCAAGGTGGGTCACCGCCTGGTGGGGCGCCTCATCGAGGACGGCGCCGAGGTCGTGATCTGCGACGTGAGCGAGCAGGCCGTCGAGCAGGTCCGCCGGCTCCACCCGCAGGTGGAGGTCGTCGCCGGGCGGAAGGAGCTCACCGACGCCGACATCGACGTCTACGCGCCGTGCGCGCTCGGCGGGGCGCTGGACGACGACACGGTCGCCCGCCTGCGCGCCGCGATCGTCTGCGGCGGGGCCAACAACCAGCTCGCCCACCCCGGGGTCGAGAAGCAGCTCGCCGATCGCGGCATCCTCTACGCGCCCGACTACGTGGTCAACTCCGGCGGCGTCATCCAGGTCGCCGACGAGATCCAGGGGTTCAACATGGACCGGGCGAAGGCAAAGGCCACCCAGATCTACGACACGACTCTCAAGATCTTTTCTAGCGCGGCGAAGGATGGCGTCCCTCCGGCCGTCGCAGCCGATAGGCTAGCCGAGCGCAGAATGTCGGAAGTCGGGCGAATTAGGGGCATTTGGCTGGGCCACTAG
- a CDS encoding TetR/AcrR family transcriptional regulator: MGSTSEAAEQEKNAAKGIRPARRRLSVDRRREELMAAALELFGKRDAEGVSIDDVAVAAGASRALVYHYFGGKQELYLAALTSAAAQLEARLSLHGGGRPLEELADGLKRYFDFVEEHAAGFAALLKRGPDSGGEIVDAVRQRLFRLVMRQMRLEEPGPALRVTLRSWTASVESAGLDWLEHGDIGRPALERMLVDQMVALLEVAAKHDPQARELLENLVREGP; the protein is encoded by the coding sequence GTGGGTTCGACATCCGAAGCCGCCGAACAGGAGAAAAACGCGGCGAAAGGCATACGGCCGGCGCGGCGCAGACTCAGTGTCGACCGGCGCCGCGAGGAACTCATGGCGGCGGCCCTGGAGTTGTTCGGCAAACGTGATGCCGAAGGCGTGTCGATCGACGATGTGGCCGTGGCCGCCGGTGCGTCGCGCGCGCTGGTCTACCACTACTTCGGCGGCAAGCAGGAGCTCTATCTCGCCGCGCTGACGAGCGCGGCGGCCCAGTTGGAGGCGAGGCTCAGTCTCCACGGGGGCGGTCGCCCGCTGGAGGAGCTGGCCGACGGCCTCAAGCGCTACTTCGACTTCGTCGAGGAGCACGCGGCGGGGTTCGCCGCGCTGCTCAAGAGAGGGCCGGACAGCGGAGGCGAGATCGTCGACGCCGTCAGGCAGCGCCTGTTCCGCCTCGTCATGAGGCAGATGCGCCTGGAGGAGCCGGGGCCCGCGCTCCGCGTCACCCTGCGTTCGTGGACCGCCTCCGTGGAGTCGGCCGGCCTTGACTGGCTGGAACACGGCGACATCGGGCGGCCGGCGCTTGAGCGCATGCTGGTGGACCAGATGGTGGCGTTGCTCGAAGTGGCCGCGAAACACGACCCGCAGGCCAGGGAACTGCTGGAGAACCTGGTCCGCGAGGGGCCGTAG
- a CDS encoding GAF and ANTAR domain-containing protein has product MTHIDPEALVASLRRLRTSSSATGIVHQLERAVGVVDALFGYSGAGLMFAEEGKDLRYLVATDDRGRSLEGAQLHLGQGPCVSAYEENTAVTSSDVRVDPRWPQLADRLHPEVRAVAGVPVRLGGDPVGTLNVYQSTFYEWDESDVQALYGYADVIEQLLTAAMAAEEKSALADQLQYALDYRVVIERAVGYLMGKHDLTATQAFTGLRKQARDSRRRVADLAAEVLGEGAGEPR; this is encoded by the coding sequence GAAGGCTTCGGACCTCCTCGTCCGCGACAGGAATAGTCCATCAGCTGGAGCGGGCTGTCGGTGTGGTGGACGCGCTGTTCGGATACTCCGGTGCGGGTCTGATGTTTGCGGAAGAGGGAAAGGATCTGCGCTACTTGGTCGCCACCGACGACCGGGGACGCAGCCTTGAAGGCGCCCAGCTTCATCTCGGGCAGGGGCCGTGCGTGTCCGCCTACGAGGAGAACACCGCGGTCACCTCGTCCGACGTTCGCGTGGATCCGCGCTGGCCGCAGCTCGCCGACCGGCTCCATCCCGAGGTGCGCGCGGTCGCCGGAGTGCCGGTGCGGCTCGGCGGTGATCCGGTGGGCACGCTGAACGTCTACCAGTCCACATTCTACGAGTGGGACGAGTCAGACGTTCAGGCCCTTTACGGCTACGCCGACGTGATCGAGCAGCTCCTCACGGCCGCGATGGCCGCCGAGGAGAAGAGCGCCCTGGCCGACCAGCTCCAGTACGCCCTCGACTACCGGGTGGTCATCGAGCGGGCCGTCGGCTACCTGATGGGCAAGCACGACCTCACCGCCACCCAGGCGTTCACCGGCCTGCGCAAACAGGCCAGGGACAGCCGTCGCCGGGTGGCGGACCTCGCGGCCGAGGTGCTGGGAGAAGGAGCGGGCGAACCGAGGTGA
- a CDS encoding PadR family transcriptional regulator produces MPRGSSEVSEPMYFVLATLLDDALHGHAIMKGVAELSRGRVKPSVGTLYGVLDRLAANGVITVDREEVVNGRRRRYFRITDSGRALVRAEAERMHEAASVVRGRLIGESFV; encoded by the coding sequence ATGCCAAGAGGATCATCAGAGGTCAGCGAGCCGATGTACTTCGTCCTGGCCACGCTTCTGGACGACGCGCTCCACGGGCACGCGATCATGAAAGGCGTCGCCGAACTCTCCCGGGGGCGCGTCAAGCCGTCCGTCGGCACTCTCTACGGGGTTCTCGACCGGCTGGCCGCCAACGGTGTGATCACCGTGGACCGGGAGGAGGTCGTGAACGGGCGCAGGCGGCGCTACTTCCGGATCACCGACTCGGGACGCGCGTTGGTCCGGGCGGAGGCCGAGCGCATGCACGAGGCCGCCTCGGTGGTCAGAGGCCGCCTCATCGGAGAGTCCTTCGTATGA